One genomic window of Amphiura filiformis chromosome 3, Afil_fr2py, whole genome shotgun sequence includes the following:
- the LOC140148151 gene encoding 3-beta-hydroxysteroid-Delta(8),Delta(7)-isomerase-like yields the protein MANDKVPHPYYPRDIELPHYRENAWPGYAVTGTLLSIFGFILVLCWVFVRKDKNGRRFSVGERLILAWWCLCGCIHTFLEGYYVTFRDTYPGKQDILAQTWKEYSKGDSRYIINDIYIVAIESVTAYIEGPLCFLILWAVVNKASYRNVLQICVAMGQFYGVVIFFITEHLDDYIHSPKGHLIYFWLYMVGMNSPWVIIPPMIIAKAWGEVSAAQALHDGQSRKKVK from the exons ATGGCAAATGACAAAGTTCCTCACCCCTACTACCCTCGCGACATCGAACTACCACACTACAGAGAAAACGCTTGGCCAGGCTATGCAGTGACTGGGACACTTCTCTCCATCTTTGGTTTTATACTGGTATTATGTTGGGTCTTTGTACGTAAGGACAAGAATGGCAGGCGCTTCAGTGTTGGGGAACGATTAATACTTGCTTGGTGGTGTCTGTGTGGATGTATACATACATTCTTGGAAGGCTATTACGTCACATTTCGGGATACTTATCCAGGGAAACAAGATATATTGGCACAAACTT GGAAAGAATATTCCAAAGGAGACAGCAGGTATATCAT AAACGACATCTACATCGTGGCAATAGAGAGTGTGACAGCGTACATAGAAGGACCTCTGTGCTTTCTTATACTCTGGGCAGTTGTCAATAAAGCATCCTACAGAAATGTTCTTCAAATATGTGTCGCTATGGGACAGTTTTATG GAGTGGTCATATTTTTCATCACAGAACATCTCGATGATTACATTCATTCTCCAAAAGGGCATCTGATCTATTTCTGGCTGTACATGGTCGGTATGAATTCACCATGGGTAATCATCCCACCAATGATTATTGCAAAGGCATGGGGAGAAGTGAGCGCGGCTCAAGCGCTACATGATGGACAATCAAGAAAGAAGGTCAAATAA